In Phoenix dactylifera cultivar Barhee BC4 chromosome 1, palm_55x_up_171113_PBpolish2nd_filt_p, whole genome shotgun sequence, the genomic stretch GCACAGAGGTTACAATCTCTATCCCTAAAGTCATATATTATCTCCTACTCTAGCTGCATGATGTTTGTTGGCATGTTCAATTTGAAATAAAACTAGAGTGTGGCATGCATGACACATCTATTATttacttaaaaaataaataaataaataaatgctagaattaggatttgaatttttgattttatggtTAAAATGATGCAAGAGGGAGAATGTGCAAGATGGGAAAAATGTGAGCAGTGCACAGACACATCATGAGAGTTTGCATTTTACAATAATATGGATAGCATAAAGTAATATATAACCATATTGATAATATAAAGGGGAAAGGAAATGAGGGGAGATGAGAAAAAGCATGATGGGGAAATGATAGCATAAAGTAATATAAAATGCTGACTTTGTTGGAACAAAGGCCTGATCATGCATGTGAATTTTGCATTAGAAATATCAGTATTTAAAATTATTGTAATCTATCATTATTTCTAGATAACAGAGCGTTTTTTAATAGTACATTTGCAGTTAATTACAAGCTTGAGATCAGTCCACATGAACCAGCAGTGGACTGATATTGGAATTTTGGCATGGAAGAAAATAGACTCTGCTCAAGGAGTGCAGAAGATTGCATTTTGTTTGATTTCAGTGCTTCAAATTCACATTTCAAATAACATAATGAATAAAGTTCAGAAATCCAGGGTGGAGGTAGATAACTCCATAAAAAGAGTCAACATAGAAGGAACATATTTCAAGGGAATTGAAGGATTAAACATGTACAGGCAAAGGGCAACTAAAAGATTGGTCCACTAAAAATAAAACATTTCCAATATTTGCTAAAatcagataaatcaaaagtttcaaaaataaaaacttcAAGAAATGAATAGGTTAAGAAAATTGATAGGTCCATGTGGACATGGATCACTTACCGCATAAACCAAAAATGACAAATAACTCTGCTAGTTGTAAACTTATTTGAGTAGTTAGTGGATCCACCTCTAGTGGATCTTCAATCTGTGCTCGGCACCAAAGTCAGAGCCGCATGGGAGGGTATTTTCTATGCGAGGAGAGTTTTGGACGTGGATCGTATTATTCTAAAGGGGAACTCAACCACAGTGATTTAGTGGGTAAAGAGTCAGGCCGTGCAGCAGACAAGTTGCGACTAATACACGACATCCATAACTTTTTGGGGGAATGCGCCTCTTACCGGACTTTCCATATCTTCCGAGAGGTTAACAGTACAGCGGACGAGGTGGCATCTTTTGCAGCTCACTACTTCGGACACTTTGTTTGGGCTACTTACGCCTCAGTATCGTCTTCGATatattttctccttttctttgacTTTATGGGCTGCACTCACACCTGGTGTGTGTGAGGCGCCgatgtactaaaaaaaaaaaaaatcaaacagagGCAAACTTGGGTCCTGAGaaacaaattttaattttttttatctgaTATGTTGTATAAAATGCAAATGGATTATTCTTTTATTCAGTAATAATGATCAGAAATGCTAATCTTTCTATTTAACTAAAGCTAGGAAAAGGAACAAAACTTAAACATGTCAAGTTAGGCATACCTCGGGTTATCGCCCGGTTATTTTCAATTCCTTTTCCCAAACTGATTAGATATACAAATAATTCAGAGAATCTTCTGCCTACGTTTCCAACCATGGGTTGTCACCAAATTAGATCTTATTCCTAGCAGCGCTCAAGTATCCCAAACTCCTCAGATCCAGTCCATGGCGAAATTTCATCATTTAAACCACAAACATAATtaacagagaaaaaaaaattacaaggcTGCTATAATATCACATGGAAGATTATTAAATAGTGACAATGCTTTCCaagttttttccttttgtttgtgTACATTGTTTTACAAAGCTCTCGAGTATACACAACCACTCGCATCAATCACTACAATATCCagaataaaatttttctttcttcaaatGAAGAAGACAATGATTTCCTTGTTCCCCTGCAAAGGTCATGAAGACTGATTCTCTCAATATAATGCCAAATCATTCAAGTCATTttttgagaaagaaaaatagTATTGATAACTCCAAAGACAATACTTTGGTGCTGAAGCAGTAACATAGAGACCACATGGAATGAATCAGCAGTGGGGTTGTTTGCTTTGTGCATCAAAAAGAATAGGACCAGCTAGGAATGAGACAAATCAGCTTTCAGAATGGAAATCGATCACCAGCTCCTTTGATATACAGACACATAAAGCACAGCTGTAGTTTGCAGCAGATGGAAATTGAAAGGTGTTTTCAGACATTAGGACCAGATCTGTACTATAGATTTTCTCATTCCACTAAAACTAAAGGCAAGCCACATGGTGGAATCCATCCAAGATCTTCCAAAGCACATAAGAATATAACTGCTTTTACATGGAAATTAGAACAAAAATCATGATGAGTTCTGTTTCTTCACACAGTTTACAGGATGGCTTAAGTTCGGTACATCCCCACTTACCACATCAAATCTCTTCCCCAGAAAAACCTTAAAACTGATGGGGACACATGAAAAAGCAGAAGTAGAGGCATCTCATAAAAATTTAATCAGAAAGCAATAAATGTAAAGCTTATGATCATTAAAACTCATCTAAGTTTTGCAAGTTCATTATTTTAATCCAAGTAAACATCTTATATTGCCAACCTCAACCTCTCCTTCCTCAGCTCATTTTACTTCCATAGCCATGCTGATTAAACATTATATTCATCCCAACTGGATGGATCTTTATATTTCAATGACTAAGCTCATACCACACCAAACACAACCAAATGATTCTAAATGGAATAAATAAGAACCTAAACTCTCGTAAGATTGACTCTAGGAATAGTATATGTAAGTGCCTTGAACTACCCAACCTTATGGCACCAACCACGAACAtcgaattaaaaaaaagttcctATTCTATAGAAGTTGATACCAGAGTTCTTTAAGATGttgatttataatttaattCACCTGCAAAATGTAACTCAGAAATCAACTGAAGTTGGTAAGATCCAAAATACCCCGATTAACTGTAGAACTTTTCCTAGTGTTCCTATTCTATAGAAGTTGATTCCAGAGTTCTTTAAGATGTTGATTTATAACTTAATTCACCTGCAAAATGTAACTCAAAAATCTAACTGAAGTTAATAAGATCCAAAGTACCCCCATTAACAACTGTAGAACTTTTCCAAATGCAATGGATATTGACCACCACTTGACACAAACTATAATGTCATTCAAATTGATAGGGAAAGGCCAAATAGCAATTAAAAGTTTCATCTCAATCAACAAGAATATCAAATAAAAGGTGATCTCTTACATTCAAAGTCTACAGAAACATATATTGCATACTCATTTTAacaccaaataaaaaaaaaaaacaactactCAACATATAGCAACTAACAAAGGATCATGCAGCAAATGCCTGAATTAAAAGCTCAGTGATCGCAAGAAGGGTTGCCATCGCAGCTCTCGCATGATAAATTCAACCTTCAGCACTGGAACACATTCGCCGACGCCATGATGGCAGGGCAAGCATGCTGCCATGGCTTGAGGATCGGATCAGGTATCTCAGGTATATCCATTGCCATCCCACTGAGCTCCTCCACAAGGTGAAGAACCGAATTCAGCGATCGAAGCCTATCAGTCAATTCCATCACCTGAGTCCTCAGAACTGTGTTCTCTGAGTCCAGCCTCGCATATTGCTCGGTCAACAGATTGACCTGCATTGAGATCTGGCTGTTCTCCTCCTTCAGCCGAGCAACTTGGCTCAGCAAATCATCCAGGTGCTGCTGCTTCCTCATCCGGGACCTCCTCGCCGATTCCCGGTTCGAGAGCATCCTCTTGCGCTTCCTCTCATCTATGAGCTGTGCATCTTCCTCGGAACCAGAAGTCTGGGGGGCCGGCACCAACGACATCCTATTCTACTTAGCCTTTCAACCACAAGATAACGGGAATTGAATCGATTGATAACTCACGGCCTCTATCAGATCGAAGTGATCAAGTTGAGAAATTTAATTCACGAGATCACGTAGAAATGGTAAAGGAATACCACAGAGAAGGAATGGAGGAAGCAGATACGGCGGAGGTGTGCGGCAATGTTCATAAAGGCTAGAGAGGTCCTCTTAATGGAGTTCGGCACGAGACCATCGATATCATGAATAGGGAACTCCAGTGCAATCAGCGAGACGGATTCCTAAGAGCAGAAAAGAGGGTCTTGATGGGAGATGATGGAGCTGAATCGACTGATGGAATGCCAAATTCGAGCGGACGGAAGCTGGAGTTGGGGCAAAACAGCAAGAACGTAGCTTGAAGATGGGATCTTTAAACAAGTGCTGTCTAATAGAATGTGGAATTCGTAGTGGAGGACCCCAGAAGAAGAGATTCTGGAACAGGGTCTTGTGCCAGCCGAGAGATCTAATGGAACAAACCCTCGAAACACGGACCAAACCCACCTTCAGAAAGATCGGATTCTGCAACAGTGCTTTGTTTTCCAGAAGAGATAACAAGCCCGAAGATGCAACAAAACCTCCGGAATACCCAGAAATCAGGGATAAATCAGCTCAAACAGCGACCAAAAATTCCAATCTTTGGTATAATTTACAACCAAAAAGATCGGATTTTGGAACAGGAAATCGTTTCCAGGACAAGATAACAAACGAAATATGCCGTCAAAAAAAATACCCGAGCACCAAGAAATCGAAGATAAATCAGGCGAATCAGACCCAAAAATCTGATATTTTTGAATCAACGCCAAGGCACCCAAAAAAGACCAGACAGAACCTCTCTAattaccccaaaaaaaaaaaagagagagaaggatgaGGAAGGTAATACTTAGCTTTGGAGACAAATCAAGACGCCCAGGAGGAGAAGATGGGAGAGAGGACGAAAGGGAAGCAAAATGGGCAATTTATAGAGATGGACATAGGGGTATTTTGGGTTTAAAAAtggtaaatctttttttttgtgggatttAATGGAATAACTTTTTTACTTGAGGAATCTTCCCGATGGTTGAAGGGAGGCgcgttttttatataaaaaataaatttacatATATGCCCTCCTAAATATATAAATGGTTTTTTTAATGAACATCTTCCCCCAAAATCTAATTTTGTTGCACACTcaacaaaaattaatatttatatttatatcctCCTAAAACATCTATTTTGTACTCTAAGAtggatgtgcaaaaaaaaatatttataaagcaatcacgataaaaaaataaaaaaataattttaaaattttatttttatttttaattaaaataaatataatttttattaacagTATTAGAAGAATCATTATAATAGGAGCatttatgtaaaaatagtattttataaggataaaaaataagtataaattttaagaaaatatttatacaaatttaaatttttagaaaaatatttatataaaaaactttatataaaattatagcAATATTCTTATAAAATTATTTCTTACAATCTATTTATATTTCAAGTATAAGACTTATTCCAGAACTGACTCTGGTTTTATTTACAAAATACCTATactttaaaaataagaaaaaagtgCAAAGAATAATTCTCTTGCCAATAAATAATTGTGGAGTTGCCAAGTCAACAATTGTGGGCTCGGTGAATTTTTTTTGTATAATTTACGAGTGTTGCGAAGTTTTTTAGAAAGAATAAAATAACACACTGGAGATAATAACAGAAGTATACATAGATAAATTTAAGAAAACTAAACTCAAAATAAAGTGGATTAAGACTATTCGTATTTCTTACATGCACCACAGAAGTCTTAATATTTGTATTCCCATCTCAAATTCATCATCTTAATGAAATTGTGATGAATCCTGGTCTCATCTTTTCTTCTTAAAAAAGATATTATTATTGTTACTATTTTATTTAACAGAGGCTTTCCAAAACAGCAATAACCTTGCGCGTGTACGTGAAGACTACCTGCCGTCTCGGTCCCTTAGGGctagattttttattattttcccgAAATAACCCTTCAGTTCCTAAACTAGCCCCATGAGCTCGTGAAAGGAAAACTAATTTATTTTTCCAGTTTATCGGTCGGTGGAACCCTGAGAGAGATGAAATTCCAAGAACACCCTTCATGGCCCTAGCTCTGCTGCGGAAAAGGTGGGTTTGGTACTTTGGTCTTCAAGCTAAAGTTTTATGTGCAGCGGTTGTAccgaaaaaaaattgaatcctCATCGGaggttttaataataataatagcaaTTAGCTAAATTTTTTGCTCTGCATATAACCAAAATAAATGATAAttagctgattttttttttcgaactCAGCAAgtagaatgtttttttttattttacaaagAGTAGTAATATatcataataaaaaattataaaaaattgatATACAACAGTAGCTAGTGTAGTAGTTCTatcttctcttttatttttttttggcctaccttgcaaaaatgaaaaaagattATTAATTATTAGGTAGCAAGATTATacctaaatatatatatattgtatggcCTACCtcccaagaaaaaagaaaaattattaattattagGCAGCCAAATTatgcctatatatatatatatatatatatatatatatatatatatatatatatatatatatatattgttttgcctatctcccaagaaagaagaaaaattattaattattagGCAGCTAAATTATacctaaaaatataattttttgacaaaaaaaatatgCCTAGACAATATTTAAACCTATGATAAGGTTATCTCGAGAGATCCATTCAATATTCAAAAATTACTTAGCAACAGTTGGATAAGTGGGTAATGCTGGGGTGAGCCAAAAAAGTTTACAAGACGTTGTTTTCTAGAATGGACGGAAGTATCTtatgaataaaaaattattaaattgtCATATTAAAGAACTTTTTATGTACAATTTCTatcatttatttaaaaaatgttGCTAATCCAGTGTTTTCTAAGCAACTCATATTTTCCAAGAGAATATCAGGTGGTTGGGTAGCCTCCAAAACTTGGAGCATGAATTAAACGAAGAAAGGGATGGGGCTTGGCCTATTGCTAAGGCATTTTTTATatggaattatttttttttgttttatcatacatgattaatttttttctatGGTTCACTttcccaataaaaaaaaatctgatataGGTTAAAAAAACACTCTATTTTATAACTTAGGAAAAGATGTTGTACAATTCAAACCATAACCCTGCTATATTGGATCAATCTCGCATGCTCCATGGGATGAAGCTTTTATCAAGTACCATAGTTGAGCCTACAGTAGTACACTTTATTTGGTCTTAGTATAATCatccattttttttataattttttatattatttatatattcctTAAATCATATATCaagcggatttttttttttgttggagttgaaattttgatcttctaatTCTTAGAACCTTTTTCTTAGTAAAAACAATTTTAGTTTTCTCTAATAACTCAAAATAGCCaacctccatttttttttttttttttgggtccttgcTAGTTTGATACATGACATGAAAACTTGGATAGCTTATTTGGATTAAGCCTAGGGTCCTCAATCTCAAGTCGTGCAAACTTCCTCCCTATCTTGTTTATGCATGGCATTGGATAATTTTCAATCACTTAAAAGATGATCAAGAGACCCTCCAATGTCAATTATTCATGTAATGCTGACATAACGCATGACATACATCCCTATCAAGTATGTTTACATGTCAAGTTTGATGTGCCCGCTACCAACTTTTGCAATAAGAATTCCATAGCTGAACTGATTGCCCATTAAAATTCAGATAAAGTTTAGCATGATAAATTGCATGTTAATATCTATAAGAAACATTTCCGGACTTTAGGATAAGTAGCTTGAGGCTAGAGAAAGGCCACCAAGCAAGCAAGAAATTCAGTTTGCCGTCATCTGCCAAGAAAAGATAGGGTTCAGGTTGTCTCTTTCGTGTGAAAGAATAATTGATTTTTCTTTCGCAGTGTCTACCATTGGATTAGGATCCTACAATTAGCGTTACAAAAGAAGATAAGTCATTCTTTCAAACGAGagatacaacccgaacctgAACCTGAACACATAATGGCATCACTCCCCACTAAAGGATGAGCTCTCAAAGCAAACCCTTTTGGATTTTGTTTTAGTATTTTTTAAGTCGACGTCCTCAATTAGCTCTTCTTAGTTGGTCAAATAAATCCAGCTAAAGCATAAGAGAACAAGAACATGGATGGAcacaaaggaaaaaggaatcaaAGACTGCGAGTGGTGATGGCAACAAGGTATTATAAAACTTTATCCCTTCATACGGATGATTTAATAAAATACGATTTTGAGCACATTTTTTAAGGCAAAACATTTTGTGATGGATTGCATGTGTTCAAAGCATAGCATGATAATTACTCATAAATACGAGAAGACCAAAATTCAAAATGAGAGAGGGATATAAAAAGGACCCTAGATCAAGGATCAGTGGTTAGTGTAAGTGAATCTCTACATCAAACCAAAAGCTTTCTAAGGTTGTCTGAGAAGAAATGTAATGAGGTCTAGTTGCTTATCATATTCTACCTACTATATCTTTGCTTTTAGTAGAATGAAGCTACTTTCTAGCCATTAGGTCTCCTCTCACCAGAACTACAGCACTGTAAGATAATAGTTATAGCAATAAACAAGAACTCTAAACTTGAGAAATAGAACTCTAAAAATTTCGCCTAATAATACATTAAATAGTAATCAGTTTTGATGCACATTGGTTTTAATTTGTAACTATGATAACCATCATTGCTTCGTATGGAAATGCAGAAGATCTATATTAAACATATATTCTtagcaagaaaaataaaaacatttaTCATCCATCTTAGCTTCCTTTGTTCGATAATGTGATCTGTTAAAGCATCTAATATAAATTTTACAACTCTCAAATGGTGCACACTTGGTATGGATTGTGTCGACCTACATATTCTAAATTTAGATCCTTCGAACAAAATTATACGGCATATCGATGTGATTGATGATTATGATCATAACTATTACCGTTACAATTTATAATCATACGGTCTTCAAATCGAGGAGACTTGTAATCAAATTAATCTGTCGTAGGACCAGCCAATTACTTGCTAAGTATGAGCTTGATCCGGTCTACTTGATACTCCTTCACCTTGGTTAGGTCTTAACCAATAAAAAATGCTTGCACTCTATCTTGGCATGACTGGAGAGTTCAT encodes the following:
- the LOC103723401 gene encoding bZIP transcription factor 53-like; translation: MSLVPAPQTSGSEEDAQLIDERKRKRMLSNRESARRSRMRKQQHLDDLLSQVARLKEENSQISMQVNLLTEQYARLDSENTVLRTQVMELTDRLRSLNSVLHLVEELSGMAMDIPEIPDPILKPWQHACPAIMASANVFQC